A single Numenius arquata chromosome 1, bNumArq3.hap1.1, whole genome shotgun sequence DNA region contains:
- the B4GALT3 gene encoding beta-1,4-galactosyltransferase 3 — MSLSRVENPCFLLFLFVFQAILILILYRGGPSNLFREFLDSRPVLDYSKTHDVYTNLSLFTRAPNEEAMPYCSVQSPIFVGPLTITFKLFPSERMIIKKNPFVQSGGCYRPPHCLARYKSAILVAYRNQEKYLHHLLYYIHPFLQRQQLSYSIYLIQQVGNGTFNRAKLLNVGVREALKDEDWDCLLLHDVDLVPENDYNLYVCDEYYPKHMASAMDKFQYTLPYKSFFGGVSALTPEHYMKMNGFPNTYWGSGGENDDIATRIQLAGMKIVRTSPHLGRYKVMNYNAGTETQEPWRRPAPRHDTRKTWKDDGMNSLEFKLLSRTKHPLYTNITVDIGYVPPFS, encoded by the exons ATGTCCCTCTCTCGTGTCGAAAATCcatgttttctgctgtttctgtttgtcTTCCAAGCAATACTTATCTTGATACTCTACCGAGGTGGACCTTCAAATCTGTTTCGTGAGTTTTTGGACTCGCGCCCCGTTCTGGATTACTCAAAAACTCATGATGTTTATACAAACCTCAGCTTGTTTACCCGAGCTCCTAATGAAGAGGCTATGCCGTACTGCTCAGTGCAGTCACCAATATTTG TTGGTCCATTAACCATCACCTTCAAGTTGTTCCCTAGTGAAAGaatgatcataaaaaaaaatccttttgttcaGTCTGGTGGCTGCTACAGGCCACCTCACTGCTTGGCCCGCTACAAATCAGCCATCCTTGTAGCATACAGGAACCAGGAGAAGTACCTTCACCATCTTCTCTACTATATTCATCCTTTCTTGCAGCGCCAGCAGCTCAGCTACAGTATCTACTTGATTCAGCAG GTGGGGAACGGTACATTTAACCGAGCAAAGCTGCTTAATGTTGGTGTCCGGGAAGCCCTGAAGGATGAAGACTGGGACTGCCTTCTCCTGCACGATGTGGACCTAGTACCTGAGAATGATTATAATCTCTATGTTTGTGATGAATACTATCCCAAGCATATGGCTAGTGCCATGGATAAGTTTCAGTACAC tcTGCCATATAAGTCCTTTTTTGGGGGTGTATCTGCTCTGACTCCAGAACATTACATGAAGATGAATGGGTTTCCAAATACATACTGGGGCAGTGGTGGTGAAAATGACGACATTGCTACAAG gATTCAGTTAGCAGGAATGAAAATAGTCCGGACATCACCTCATCTTGGACGCTACAAAGTGATGAACTACAATGCAGGGACAGAGACACAAGAGCCCTGGAGAAG gcCTGCTCCTCGACACGACACCAGAAAAACATGGAAGGATGATGGAATGAATTCATTAGAGTTCAAGCTCCTTTCCAGGACAAAGCATCCTCTTTATACCAACATCACTGTGGACATTGGGTACGTTCCCCCATTTTCTTGA